The genomic window CAGCTCAAGGCCCTGGAAGCGGCCTTCCTGTCGGTGGACGCCGAAGACCAGGCCGAGATTGTCGAAGTTCTCGAAGGCTCGCGCCAGCCGCTGGTCCTCTGCATTCTGGAAACCGACGCAGAGCCCGCCACCACCGCCGAGGTGTACCTCAAGCTCAGCCTGCTGTCCCACCGTCTGGTCAAGCCCCACGGTCTCAACCTGGCCGGCATGTTCGGTAAGCTGCCCAACGTCGCCTGGACCACCGAAGGCGCCATTGCCCTGGATGAGCTGCCCAAGCGCCAGCTGGCCGCCCGCGCTCAGGGTCGTGTGCTGGATGTGCACTGCGTCGACAAATTCCCCAAGATGACCAACTACGTGGTGCCGGCCGGTATCCGCGTGGGTGATGCCGCGCGCATCCGCCTGGGTGCCCATGTGGGCGAAGGCACTACCGTGATGCACGAAGGCTTCATCAATTTCAACGCCGGCACCCTGGGTGTCTCCATGGTTGAAGGCCGCATTTCGGCTGGCGTCGTGGTCGGTAATGGTTCGGATCTGGGGGGCGGCTGCTCCACCATGGGTACACTCTCCGGCGGTAACAACGTGGTGATTTCCGTGGGCGAAAACTGCCTGCTGGGCGCCAATGCCGGCCTCGGCCTGCCGCTGGGCGACCGCTGCACCATCGAAGCGGGCCTGTACCTGACCGGCAGCTCCAAGGTTGCCCTGCTGGACGACCAGAACAACGAAGTCGCCGTACTCAAGGCCTCGGAACTGGCCGGCAAGCCGGACATGCTGTTCCGTCGCAACTCACTGACCGGCCGCATCGAAGCCAAGACCAACAAGAGCGCCATCGAACTCAACGCCGAGCTGCACAAGCACAACTAAGGCCCGCCTTGCACGCCAGCCCCGGTGGTCAGACTCTAACCACCGGGGCTGTGCATCGGCGCCAGACCTGATGCAATCCTCCTTCGATTCCGGACCCAGACTGCCATGACCCAACTGTCACCGACCCTCCAGCTCGCCAGCGACCTGATCAGCCGCGCCTCCGTGACCCCCGAGGACGCGGGCTGTCAGGAGCTGATGATTGCCCGTCTTGAAGCCATTGGGTTCAAAATCGAGCGCCTGCATTTCGAAGATACCCTGAATTTCTGGGCGCGCCGTGGCGACACGGGCCCCCTGCTCTGCTTTGCCGGCCATACCGATGTGGTACCCACAGGCCCGGTGGAACAGTGGCAGTTCCCGCCGTTTGAGCCGCAGATCAGTGAAGGCATGCTGTGCGGACGCGGTGCGGCAGACATGAAAGGCAGCCTGGCCGCCTTTGTCACCGCACTGGAGCGCTTTGTCCACAACCACCCGGATCACAAGGGCTCCATCGCCCTGCTGATCACCAGCGACGAGGAAGGCCCCTTCATTAACGGCACCACCCGGGTAATCGACCACCTGGAAGCCCGTAATGAAAAAATTACCTGGTGCATCGTTGGCGAACCCTCCAGCACCCACAAGGTCGGCGATGTGATCAAGAATGGCCGTCGCGGCTCCCTCAGCGGCAGCCTGAAAGTTCAGGGCGTGCAGGGCCATGTGGCCTACCCGCACCTGGTGAAAAATCCGATCCACCTGGCAGCCCCTGCACTGGCGGAGCTGGCGGCTGAAGTCTGGGATCAGGGCAATGAATTTTTCCCGCCCACCAGCTTTCAGATTTCCAATATCAACGCCGGCACCGGTGCCACCAACGTGGTCCCCGGGCATATGGACGTGGCCTTCAATTTCCGCTTCTCCACCGAAGTCACCAGCGACGAGCTCAAGGCACGGGTGCGGGATATCCTCGACAAGCACCAGCTTGAGTGGGATATCGACTGGATTCTGTCCGGCAATCCCTTTCTGACCGCCGCCGGCGATCTGGTGGAAGCCTGCCAGCAGGCCATCCAGGCCATCACCGGGCTGGAAACAGAGCTGTCGACATCCGGCGGCACCTCCGATGGCCGCTTTATCGCCCCCACAGGCGCTCAGGTAGTGGAACTGGGCCCCTGTAACGCCACCATCCACAAGCTGAACGAACGTGTCAGCGCCAAGGACCTGGATACGCTGTCGGACCTGTACGAAAACATCCTGGCACGATTGCTGGCCCAATGATGCAACTCGCCTGCCCGCTGTGCCGCCAGCCGCTCGACGAGCAGCCACCTCAGCTGCGCTGCAGCAATGGCCACAGCTACGACCAGGCCCGCCAGGGCTACTGGAACCTGCTGCTGGTCCAGCGCAAGCGCTCGCTGGACCCCGGTGACAATACCGCCATGGTGCAGGCCAGACGCGCCTTTCTGGACCAGGGCCACTATGCGCCGCTGTCCGACCAGATTAACGGCCTGCTGAGCCAGGCCCTTGCCGGGCAGAGCACGGCTGTCGAGCTGCTGGATCTGGGCTGTGGCGAAGGCTACTACAGCGCCCGCATGGAGCAGGCACTGCAATCCGCCGGGATTGATATCGCCCTGACCGGGCTGGATATCTCCAAACATGCGGTACGTGCCGCCTGTCAGCGCAGCCGCACGGCACGCTGGCTGGTGGCATCCGGCGCCGACATGCCGCTGCCGCCAGCCTCGCTGGACGCCATCACGTTGCTGTTCAGCCGCCTGATGCCCGAACCCATGGCAAAGGCGCTCAAGCCCGGCGGCCTGCTGTTTCTGGCCTGGCCCGGCGAGCAACACCTGATTGAGCTGCGCCGGCATATCTATGCCGACATCCGCCCCTCGGACTACGACCCGCTAAGCCAGCTGAGCGAGTATTTCAGTCTGGAGCAGCAACAGGCAGTGCAGTATCGCTTCACCCTGAGCGACAGCGACAGCATCCAGACACTGCTCGGCATGACGCCCCACAGCCAGCGTCTGGCGGCGCAGGCGCGGGCGGATCTGGCAGCACTGGCACAGTTGGAGCTGACGCTGGATGTCAATCTCGCGGTACTCAAGCGCCTGTGACAGCCTCTGCCATAAAACGCTGGCTACTGCGCCGCGCAGACAGGCCGCAACAAAACCTGCTACTTTTACTGCTCGGGTTCGGCCTTTTCGCCCCCGGCATTGGCCTGATTGTAATGGCCGAATTCCTGCTCGCCGCATCCTGGCAACAGGAACTGCTGGCGCTGCTCGGGTTGATCCTCAGTGTTGCGGGCAGCATACTGGCAGCCATTGGCTATATCAGCCTGAGCCTGCTGCGCCTTTACCGATTCCTCAACGACGACCGAAACCATGACTGATCCACGCCACCCCGATATCGAGATCTACGTCAAAAACTGCTCCCTCGAGCAACTGGAAAACTGGATTAAATCCCACAGTTCCGGCCTCGAAAGGCGCTTCAATCAGGGCCTGATCTATGAGTACGGCTGCACCATGGACTCCGCCCCGGTTGAAGTGATGATCCACCAGAAGGTGGTCGGCAAGGCCTGGACCAGCGTCTGGTTCAAGTCCGACCGCACACCCTGGAGCAAAGATCTGGACTGTGCACTGGATGCATTCGCCGCGCTTGAAACCGAGGTTCGCTGCATCGCCGCCGGCTGGAGTAATGGTCAGGATCCCGATGAATGGTGGGAAATAACCACCGGTCAACCCGAGAAAATTCAATGGCGTACCG from Marinobacterium aestuarii includes these protein-coding regions:
- the dapD gene encoding 2,3,4,5-tetrahydropyridine-2,6-dicarboxylate N-succinyltransferase, producing the protein MTNFAFGLGIGTKSASGEWLEVYYNAPLLNASAELIKAVASAVGYTGGNQTLEVEQSQLKALEAAFLSVDAEDQAEIVEVLEGSRQPLVLCILETDAEPATTAEVYLKLSLLSHRLVKPHGLNLAGMFGKLPNVAWTTEGAIALDELPKRQLAARAQGRVLDVHCVDKFPKMTNYVVPAGIRVGDAARIRLGAHVGEGTTVMHEGFINFNAGTLGVSMVEGRISAGVVVGNGSDLGGGCSTMGTLSGGNNVVISVGENCLLGANAGLGLPLGDRCTIEAGLYLTGSSKVALLDDQNNEVAVLKASELAGKPDMLFRRNSLTGRIEAKTNKSAIELNAELHKHN
- the dapE gene encoding succinyl-diaminopimelate desuccinylase yields the protein MTQLSPTLQLASDLISRASVTPEDAGCQELMIARLEAIGFKIERLHFEDTLNFWARRGDTGPLLCFAGHTDVVPTGPVEQWQFPPFEPQISEGMLCGRGAADMKGSLAAFVTALERFVHNHPDHKGSIALLITSDEEGPFINGTTRVIDHLEARNEKITWCIVGEPSSTHKVGDVIKNGRRGSLSGSLKVQGVQGHVAYPHLVKNPIHLAAPALAELAAEVWDQGNEFFPPTSFQISNINAGTGATNVVPGHMDVAFNFRFSTEVTSDELKARVRDILDKHQLEWDIDWILSGNPFLTAAGDLVEACQQAIQAITGLETELSTSGGTSDGRFIAPTGAQVVELGPCNATIHKLNERVSAKDLDTLSDLYENILARLLAQ
- a CDS encoding putative RNA methyltransferase — protein: MMQLACPLCRQPLDEQPPQLRCSNGHSYDQARQGYWNLLLVQRKRSLDPGDNTAMVQARRAFLDQGHYAPLSDQINGLLSQALAGQSTAVELLDLGCGEGYYSARMEQALQSAGIDIALTGLDISKHAVRAACQRSRTARWLVASGADMPLPPASLDAITLLFSRLMPEPMAKALKPGGLLFLAWPGEQHLIELRRHIYADIRPSDYDPLSQLSEYFSLEQQQAVQYRFTLSDSDSIQTLLGMTPHSQRLAAQARADLAALAQLELTLDVNLAVLKRL